A portion of the Corynebacterium ammoniagenes DSM 20306 genome contains these proteins:
- a CDS encoding prepilin peptidase produces the protein MTSWFSSFLLLIALVWALVLCVYDIRQRRLPDFLTLPVGGLALAWILSTLQWVGLWGLIWPVLYLVLAVISHGHGMGGGDIKLAVPLGIVIAVYAGVVAVMVAIALTAVVAVVWGMGLRWKGHRQALRFSDPPNGPAMLLATAVVIFTPL, from the coding sequence GTGACTAGCTGGTTCTCGTCGTTTCTTTTACTCATTGCGCTTGTGTGGGCGCTTGTACTGTGTGTTTATGATATCCGGCAGCGACGGTTGCCGGATTTTCTCACGCTACCGGTCGGGGGCCTGGCCCTTGCGTGGATTTTATCGACCCTGCAGTGGGTGGGGCTCTGGGGGCTTATCTGGCCGGTGCTGTATCTCGTGCTCGCGGTGATAAGTCACGGCCACGGCATGGGCGGCGGCGATATCAAGTTGGCGGTGCCCTTGGGCATCGTTATTGCCGTTTACGCGGGCGTCGTTGCCGTGATGGTCGCAATAGCCTTAACCGCTGTTGTGGCCGTGGTGTGGGGCATGGGTCTGCGATGGAAGGGGCATCGACAAGCACTGCGATTTTCTGACCCACCGAACGGTCCGGCCATGCTTTTAGCCACCGCGGTGGTGATTTTTACACCACTGTAG
- the aroC gene encoding chorismate synthase, whose protein sequence is MVGMLRWTTAGESHGQALIAMLEHMPAGVPVDRDEISFQLARRRLGYGRGARMKFEADELTLLTGIRHGYTLGSPIAIMIGNTEWPKWTTIMSPEKLDMDDPEVAKAMDSGRGAPLTRPRPGHADFAGMIKYGHSEARPILERSSARETAARVAAATVARSFLRECLGVEVLSHVISIGRSEPYEGPAPTFDALDAIDESPVRAFDQAAGESMVTEIEKAKKQGDTLGGIVEVVVDGLPIGLGSHISGDDRLDAQLAAALMSIQAIKGVEIGDGFEEARRPGSEAHDEMVRTDDGVDRLSNRAGGLEGGMTNGQQLRVRAAMKPISTVPRALKTVDMASGKAATGIHQRSDVCAVPAAGVVAESMVALVLARAVLDKFGGDSLAETKRNIAAYQEYVAERLAFDQDN, encoded by the coding sequence ATGGTTGGCATGCTTCGTTGGACTACTGCAGGAGAATCCCACGGCCAGGCGCTCATTGCGATGCTTGAGCATATGCCGGCTGGTGTACCCGTTGACCGTGATGAAATTTCATTCCAGCTCGCTCGTCGTCGCCTCGGCTATGGCCGCGGTGCGCGCATGAAGTTTGAGGCGGATGAATTGACGCTGCTGACAGGCATCCGTCATGGCTATACCCTGGGCAGCCCGATTGCCATCATGATTGGCAATACCGAATGGCCAAAATGGACCACCATCATGTCCCCAGAAAAGTTGGACATGGATGATCCCGAGGTCGCTAAAGCCATGGATTCCGGACGCGGTGCACCGTTGACCCGTCCACGTCCCGGCCACGCGGACTTTGCGGGCATGATCAAATACGGACATTCCGAAGCGCGCCCTATTTTGGAACGTTCCTCGGCGCGTGAAACCGCTGCACGCGTTGCTGCCGCCACCGTCGCGCGCAGCTTCTTGCGCGAGTGCCTGGGCGTCGAAGTGCTCTCGCATGTGATCTCCATTGGCCGCTCGGAGCCTTATGAAGGCCCAGCGCCGACCTTTGATGCATTAGATGCCATCGATGAATCCCCGGTGCGCGCATTCGACCAGGCCGCAGGCGAGTCGATGGTCACCGAGATTGAAAAGGCCAAAAAGCAAGGCGATACCCTCGGTGGCATCGTAGAAGTAGTTGTAGATGGCCTGCCGATTGGCTTGGGCTCACACATCTCCGGCGATGACCGCCTCGATGCCCAGTTGGCTGCTGCGTTAATGAGTATCCAAGCGATCAAGGGCGTAGAAATCGGCGATGGCTTTGAAGAAGCACGTCGTCCAGGTTCCGAAGCTCATGATGAAATGGTGCGCACCGATGATGGCGTGGACCGCTTGAGCAACCGCGCCGGCGGGCTCGAAGGTGGCATGACCAATGGCCAGCAGCTGCGCGTGCGCGCGGCCATGAAGCCTATTTCCACGGTGCCACGTGCGCTGAAGACCGTGGATATGGCAAGCGGTAAAGCTGCAACCGGCATCCACCAGCGCTCTGATGTCTGCGCTGTCCCCGCTGCCGGCGTGGTTGCCGAGTCCATGGTGGCTTTGGTGCTTGCGCGTGCCGTGCTGGATAAATTTGGCGGCGACAGCCTTGCTGAGACCAAGCGCAATATTGCTGCTTACCAGGAATACGTCGCAGAACGTTTGGCTTTCGACCAGGACAATTGA
- a CDS encoding shikimate kinase: MTLTNIPPQPTAETRPRVVLVGPPGAGKSTIGRRLSRALNVGLVDSDELIEEAEGTSCGEVFAGLGEPKFREIEAEHVAEALQSDGVVSLGGGAILTESTRQLLVNHVVVLVDVSAEEGARRTARESTRPVLAADDPAEHYRQLLEERQPLYREVANFRARTDDRTPQQVVGDILGFLETVCS, from the coding sequence ATGACTCTTACCAATATTCCACCGCAGCCAACTGCTGAAACGCGCCCGCGCGTTGTGTTGGTCGGTCCTCCCGGTGCTGGCAAATCCACCATCGGCCGGCGCTTATCGCGTGCTTTAAATGTGGGTCTCGTCGATTCTGACGAGCTCATCGAAGAAGCTGAAGGCACCTCCTGCGGTGAAGTGTTTGCCGGTTTAGGCGAGCCGAAATTCCGAGAGATTGAGGCCGAGCACGTCGCCGAGGCGCTGCAATCTGACGGCGTGGTTTCGCTCGGCGGCGGCGCAATTTTAACGGAATCAACCCGGCAACTCTTGGTCAACCACGTGGTGGTGCTCGTTGATGTCTCCGCAGAAGAAGGCGCACGCCGAACCGCCCGCGAATCCACCCGCCCGGTGCTCGCAGCTGATGACCCTGCTGAACACTACCGCCAGTTGTTGGAAGAGCGTCAGCCTTTATACCGGGAGGTGGCGAATTTCCGCGCGCGCACCGATGACCGCACGCCACAGCAAGTAGTCGGCGATATCCTCGGGTTCCTCGAGACCGTGTGCTCCTAA
- the aroB gene encoding 3-dehydroquinate synthase — protein sequence MTTIAVNGPSPYEVVIDHDLNAGIAKHAKATGADKVMVVHQPAIAEPAAELAEQLRAEGLYVVVEEVPDAEAGKQVETPIRLWDRLGEENFSRTDAIVGLGGGAVTDMAGFVAATWMRGIKVIQVPTTLLAMVDAAVGGKTGINTSAGKNLVGAFHEPSAVFIDLQRLRTLPAQEIVAGSAEIIKTGFILDPVIIERYEQDPAACIDPEGFLPELIARSVAVKAKVVGEDLKEAGLRETLNYGHTFGHAVELRENYRWRHGNAVAVGMMFIAQLSYAQGLIDADVVALHERILRNIGLPTTYEPGHFDELYQAMTRDKKNRHGNLRFVALTGVGNTTRLEGPSVENLRAAYDVISS from the coding sequence ATGACCACAATCGCAGTGAACGGACCTTCGCCCTACGAGGTGGTCATTGACCACGACCTCAACGCGGGCATCGCTAAGCATGCGAAAGCAACCGGTGCTGACAAGGTGATGGTGGTCCATCAACCCGCCATTGCTGAACCAGCCGCTGAGCTTGCCGAGCAATTGCGCGCGGAAGGTCTGTACGTCGTGGTGGAAGAAGTACCTGATGCCGAGGCCGGCAAGCAGGTGGAAACCCCGATTAGGCTATGGGACCGGTTGGGGGAAGAAAATTTCTCCCGCACGGATGCCATCGTCGGCCTCGGCGGCGGAGCCGTAACAGATATGGCAGGTTTTGTGGCTGCTACCTGGATGCGCGGCATTAAAGTCATCCAGGTGCCCACGACCTTGCTGGCGATGGTTGATGCCGCAGTCGGCGGCAAGACCGGTATTAATACCTCGGCTGGTAAAAACCTCGTGGGCGCATTCCACGAGCCATCGGCCGTCTTTATCGATTTGCAGCGACTGCGCACGCTGCCGGCGCAGGAGATTGTTGCCGGCTCTGCCGAAATTATTAAGACTGGTTTCATCCTCGACCCAGTTATCATCGAGCGCTATGAACAAGACCCCGCGGCGTGTATCGACCCGGAGGGATTCCTGCCTGAACTTATTGCGCGCTCTGTCGCGGTCAAAGCCAAGGTCGTGGGCGAAGACCTCAAGGAAGCCGGCCTGCGCGAAACTCTAAACTATGGCCACACCTTCGGCCACGCGGTGGAGCTACGCGAGAACTACCGGTGGCGCCATGGCAACGCGGTTGCGGTGGGCATGATGTTCATCGCACAGCTTTCTTACGCACAGGGGCTTATCGATGCCGACGTGGTCGCTTTGCATGAGCGAATCCTGCGCAATATTGGCTTGCCCACCACCTATGAGCCAGGACATTTTGACGAGCTTTACCAGGCTATGACGCGCGATAAGAAAAACCGTCACGGCAACCTGCGCTTTGTGGCGTTAACCGGTGTGGGAAACACCACCCGTTTAGAGGGGCCCAGCGTGGAGAATCTGCGTGCGGCCTATGATGTGATCTCGAGCTAA
- the aroQ gene encoding type II 3-dehydroquinate dehydratase, translating to MKIVVVNGPNLNRLGKRQPEIYGSTTLADIEQLVRKHADNAGVELDFVQSNHEGVLLDTVHAAADEGAAVIINPGAFTHTSVALRDALAEIADGKGFVEVHISNVHAREEFRQHSYLSDKAVGVIAGLGVYGYVAALGYFTQDFAPKKA from the coding sequence ATGAAGATTGTTGTAGTCAACGGCCCAAACTTGAACCGACTGGGAAAGCGTCAGCCGGAAATCTATGGCTCGACCACCTTGGCCGATATTGAACAGCTCGTGCGCAAGCATGCGGATAACGCCGGTGTGGAATTAGATTTTGTGCAGTCCAACCACGAAGGTGTGTTGCTGGATACCGTGCATGCCGCCGCCGATGAGGGCGCAGCGGTAATTATCAACCCCGGTGCCTTTACTCATACCTCAGTGGCCTTGCGTGATGCCCTAGCGGAGATTGCCGATGGCAAGGGCTTTGTCGAGGTCCATATCTCCAATGTGCACGCGCGTGAAGAATTCCGCCAGCACTCCTACCTCTCCGATAAAGCAGTCGGTGTTATCGCAGGTCTGGGAGTCTACGGCTATGTGGCTGCGCTGGGATATTTCACCCAGGATTTTGCACCGAAAAAGGCCTAG